The sequence ACAGATTGGATTGATGCAGTAACACGCACAGGAACATTCAGTAATAGTAACCTGAGCATAGCTTCCAGTACTGAAAAGAACAAGTTCAATTTTGGAATTGGTTATACAGGTGACGAAGGATTAATCAAGCATGAAAAACTGGAAAGATTTCAACTTTCTTTTAATGATGAGGTTAAATTGAATAAAGCCATTAAGCTTGGAGTCAACTTTAATGCTACCAGACAGGTTAATCCTTATAATGCAACTTATATTCTGGATCAGGCAAGAAAAGTAATTCCATTGGTTAGTGATGGAACTATTGCTGTAAAAGCAAAGAATCCTTACGGGTTAGATAGTACTGTTCAGAATTTGTATTACGAATTACCTTCTATTCAGAACTCAGGTGTTGTGAATCCTTTAATTCAACTTGAAAATGAATGGAACAAAACCAAAAGTATTGAATATAGAACAGTGGGTAGTGTTTTTGGAGAAGTGAACTTCTTGAGAGATTTTACTTTCAAAGCAAGTTTTTATGCTGATATCAGTAATGTAAATACTCGGCAGTATACACCTATGTACAATGCATACGACGCTGCAATTAAGAGACCATTTTTGTATAGCCGCACTACAACTATTTCTGAATCGGATCAGTCTTATAAGAAATTCCAGCAAGACTTTATTCTTAATTACAGAAGGAGTTTCGGAGATCATAGTTTAACTGCAATGGCTGGATGGACTACTTATTACTATGGTAATTTCAATAGGTCAGCGGCTGCCAGACAAAGTGCTACTGGTGCTGCAATACCGGATGATAATCGTTTTTGGTTCATTAATAATGGATTTACTGATCCAACTACCAAGATTTCCAATTCTGACCAGAGAGAAAGAACAACTGCTTCTGCTTTGTTAAGAGTGTTGTATAATTATCAGGGTAAATATTACCTGAATGCTTCAATCAGAAGAGACGGTTCTTCTCAGATTTCACCAAACAACCGCTGGCAGAATTTCTGGGCTATTGGGGGTGCATGGGAAATTAGCAGAGAAAATTTCTTCAAGAATCAGAATGTTTTTGACTATGTAAAATTAAAGGCATCAATCGGGGTTTTGGGTAACCAGAATACCTATGGGTATGATTATCCTTTCTATCCAGGTTTAGTTGCAGGTAATGCTGCAGTTTTTGGCAACCTTGTTTACAACGCCTTCTCACAATCCTATTTGCCTAATCCAAATTTGAAATGGGAAACTGTACACGCAAAAGAAGTTGGTGTAGAATTCAATGCCTTAAAGAATAAGTTACACGTTGAAATTAATTACTTCAATAAACTTACAAAAGATCTAATGACATTTATTCCTGGTAGTCAGGGTGTGTCTAATGGATTGGATAATATTGGTAGTATCAGAAACAGCGGTATTGAATTGTCTGCAAGCTATACTAAGGATATCAACAAAGACCTTTCTATCACTGTAAATGGTAATTTCACCACTTATAAAAATAAGGTTGAATCACTTGCTACCAAGGAGTTCTCTATTGTAAATGGCGTAAACAGAACAACAGTAGGATTGCCAATTGGTTATTTTTATGGTTATATAGTAGAAGGCATTTATCAATCTTATGCTGATAAGCTGGCTTCTCCGGTTAATACTGAGTTCTCTTATGGTCCTGGCGACTTAAAATACAAGGATATTAACGGTGATGGTAAAATAAATACAGCTGACAGAACCATGATTGGTAACCCAACTCCAGACTTTGCCTATGGAGGTAGCATTTCTGTAAAGTATACGAATCTGGATTTCGGAATTGATTTGGGAGGTGTTTATGGTAATGAAATTTTCAGAAACTGGGGTGGTACAGAATCACCTTTCCAGCGAGTGAATTATGCTGCGTTTAAAATGAACAGATGGCATGGTGAGGGTACTTCCAACTGGGATCCTATTTTGGCTCAGGACCACAGAGTTAATTATGAAGCATCTACTTACAATATTGAAGATGGTAGCTATTTCAGAATCAGAAATATCCAGCTTGGATACAACGTAGCTTCTTCATTCTTAAACAGAGCTAAAATAAAATCATTAAGAGCATTTGTGAATGTTCAAAACTTTAATACCTGGAAAAGAAATTCTGGTTATACACCTGAATTTGGTGGAAGCGCCATATCATTTGGCGTAGACAATGCCGGCGGCGCAATTCCGTTGACTACCACTTTTGGAATTAATGTAACATTCTAAGTCTTTTAAATTATTATAATTTATGAAAAAGCATATTAAAATATTATTCTCCCTGCTAACTATATCATCAATGTTATTGGTGCTTGCAGGTTGTAGTAAATTTCTTGATCGTAAACCTCTAACTGCAACCCTTGATGATTTGAATCAAGGTGGTTTGGAAGGACAGGTTTATGGATTGTACAGTAACTTACGTAACAGTGCAGGTTTTACCACCATTCCATGGTTGGCTATGCACGATTTCAGATCGGACGATTCTGAAAAAGGATCGGATCCTTCTGATGGAGCTGAATGGGTTGCTCCTTTTGACAGATACCAGTATGTAAAAGATCTTTGGGCTACCAATACCTACTGGGATGATCATTATGCATTGATTAATCTGGCAAATACCGCCATTCAAACTGCTGATTCGCTCAAATTGACTGATCCAGCCTCTGCTAATAATATTGCAGAAGCAAGATTTTTCAGAGCGTTCGCTTATTTTGATTTGGTGAGAAGTTTCGGAGACGTTCCTAAAATTGATTTCCGCGTTTATACTGCTTCTCAGGCCAATATTGCTAAATCACCGGCTTCTGCTATTTATGCACTAATAGATGCTGACCTTACTTATGCAGCTGCTAATCTACCAACTGTTTGGGGTAATCAATATCCGGGCAGACTTACCAGTGGTGCGGCAAAAACGCTACATGCAAAAGCACATTTGTTTAGAGGAAACTGGGCTCAGGCATTGAGTTTGTCTCAACAGGTTATTTCTTCTGGCGTTTATTCTTTATATAATAGTTACTATGGTATTTTTAAAGATGCCGGAGAAAATAGCAGTGAGTCTATATTTGAAATTCAGGCATACGTTAGTCCAAATGGTTCTATTAATAATGGATGTCAGTATGCTACTACACAGGGTGTTCGTGGTTCCAATGCAAGCGGATGGAACTTAGGATGGGGATGGAATACGCCTACCGATAATTTAGTAGGTGCTTATGAAGCTGGAGATGTTAGAAAAGGATCTACCATTTTATTCTCTGGTCAGTCTGATGATCCATCAACGGGTGGTTATGGAAGAGTACTTCCCGGCTCCACTTTTGATGTGCCTGCTGGTCCTTTACCAAGAAAATACTGGAATAAAAAGATTTATGCAGATCCTGCCTACAGAGCATCTACTGGTCAATCCGATAATCCTAGCTGGATTAATAAGAGGGTATTTCGTTATGCGGATGTATTGCTTATGGCAGCAGAATGTATGAATGAAATGGGTAGTGGTGCACAATCTGCTCCTCTGGTGAATGCAGTTAGAAACAGAGCAGGTTTGGCGAATATCAGTTTTACCACACAATTGGCAATGCGTAATATTATTAAACAAGAGAGAAGAGTAGAGTTTGGTGTTGAAGGTGAAAGATTTTTTGATCTTGTAAGATGGGGTGATGCACTTACTGTTCTTGGACCTTTGGGCTATACCAACAAATGTAGGTTCTACCCAATTCCTCAGCCTGCAATAGATAAATCAGGTGGTTTGCTGGTACAAAATCCAGAATGGTAATTGTATTTTTTAATGTTCACTCACAAAAAAAATGTAATGAAAAATAATTTAAAAATATTTATCGCCGCTGCTATCGCATTGAACACAATTGTTTTAACAGGTTGTCAAAAAATGGATCGCCCGGCATTAGGAAACTATGTTAAAGATGCCAATCCCCCCGGTGGCCCATTAAAGTTTTATACTGCATTTGACGGAAGTACTTCCAATCCACTGATGAATGCCGTGGATAGTATCAGAGCTACATTTGCTTCAGCTAATCCTTTGGCTTCTATTTCTGGTATTTCAGGAAAGGCAGTTCAAGGTGCTGATGGGAAAGCACTATTGTATCCATCTGCCAATGATTTTAAATCAACAAGCAGCTTCAGTATTGCTTTATGGCTAAAAAATGCTGCCCAGGCTGGACGTACTGAGTTTCTGTTTTCTTTGGTAGATGATACATATGGCTGGCATCACAGTGCGGCATTTGTTTTAGTAGAAAATCAGACAGCTACAAAGGCAACTATGAAATTTGGTTTAATGGATCAGTGGCTGGAAGGTGATTTTGTAAAACCAATGTTCGATGGTAACTGGCATCATATTGTATATGCTTATGACCATACTACCTCAAAAATGAATTATTATTTTGATGGAGCATTGGTAACCGGACTTACTCCAACACAAACTGATGCAAAGAAATCAGGTAATCCACGAGGAGCTGTAAACTTTTCTCAGGCAACCAATTTGGTAATTGGTGGATGGAACAAGCATGCAAATATTACTGGACCAACTGATGGATGGATTAGTTCGTTCACAGGAGCTATAGATCAATTTAGATTGTATGGCAAAGCATTGACTGCAACTGAAGTTGCTTCATTGTATTCAGCTA is a genomic window of Sediminibacterium sp. TEGAF015 containing:
- a CDS encoding TonB-dependent receptor: MKLAIVITLVSIMQVSATTSLGQKVSVKTNKTEIKKVLKQIENEGNFRFLYNSDLKDLKNKVNFNAINWTIGQSLNDLFAGTNLTYKQLGGNLFAIISTNEVENDKIAITGKIVGDNKEALSGASILEKGTNNGTFADNNGNFKITVDKNATLVINSIGYESTEVKVAGKAIIDVQLSLAVKKMDEVVVIGYGSASKRDLTGSIVKISGKEVADKPNTNPVASLQGKVAGLSVVNNGTPGAAPDIRIRGTISIGSVRPLYVVDGVFNDNIDYINPNDIESIEILKDPSSLAIFGVRGAAGVIAITTKRAKAGQVVINFNSTYGFKKLVNKIALVSGEQFKTLYEEEKVNIGVTSPFDYSNWTANTDWIDAVTRTGTFSNSNLSIASSTEKNKFNFGIGYTGDEGLIKHEKLERFQLSFNDEVKLNKAIKLGVNFNATRQVNPYNATYILDQARKVIPLVSDGTIAVKAKNPYGLDSTVQNLYYELPSIQNSGVVNPLIQLENEWNKTKSIEYRTVGSVFGEVNFLRDFTFKASFYADISNVNTRQYTPMYNAYDAAIKRPFLYSRTTTISESDQSYKKFQQDFILNYRRSFGDHSLTAMAGWTTYYYGNFNRSAAARQSATGAAIPDDNRFWFINNGFTDPTTKISNSDQRERTTASALLRVLYNYQGKYYLNASIRRDGSSQISPNNRWQNFWAIGGAWEISRENFFKNQNVFDYVKLKASIGVLGNQNTYGYDYPFYPGLVAGNAAVFGNLVYNAFSQSYLPNPNLKWETVHAKEVGVEFNALKNKLHVEINYFNKLTKDLMTFIPGSQGVSNGLDNIGSIRNSGIELSASYTKDINKDLSITVNGNFTTYKNKVESLATKEFSIVNGVNRTTVGLPIGYFYGYIVEGIYQSYADKLASPVNTEFSYGPGDLKYKDINGDGKINTADRTMIGNPTPDFAYGGSISVKYTNLDFGIDLGGVYGNEIFRNWGGTESPFQRVNYAAFKMNRWHGEGTSNWDPILAQDHRVNYEASTYNIEDGSYFRIRNIQLGYNVASSFLNRAKIKSLRAFVNVQNFNTWKRNSGYTPEFGGSAISFGVDNAGGAIPLTTTFGINVTF
- a CDS encoding LamG domain-containing protein, coding for MKNNLKIFIAAAIALNTIVLTGCQKMDRPALGNYVKDANPPGGPLKFYTAFDGSTSNPLMNAVDSIRATFASANPLASISGISGKAVQGADGKALLYPSANDFKSTSSFSIALWLKNAAQAGRTEFLFSLVDDTYGWHHSAAFVLVENQTATKATMKFGLMDQWLEGDFVKPMFDGNWHHIVYAYDHTTSKMNYYFDGALVTGLTPTQTDAKKSGNPRGAVNFSQATNLVIGGWNKHANITGPTDGWISSFTGAIDQFRLYGKALTATEVASLYSAKQ
- a CDS encoding RagB/SusD family nutrient uptake outer membrane protein yields the protein MKKHIKILFSLLTISSMLLVLAGCSKFLDRKPLTATLDDLNQGGLEGQVYGLYSNLRNSAGFTTIPWLAMHDFRSDDSEKGSDPSDGAEWVAPFDRYQYVKDLWATNTYWDDHYALINLANTAIQTADSLKLTDPASANNIAEARFFRAFAYFDLVRSFGDVPKIDFRVYTASQANIAKSPASAIYALIDADLTYAAANLPTVWGNQYPGRLTSGAAKTLHAKAHLFRGNWAQALSLSQQVISSGVYSLYNSYYGIFKDAGENSSESIFEIQAYVSPNGSINNGCQYATTQGVRGSNASGWNLGWGWNTPTDNLVGAYEAGDVRKGSTILFSGQSDDPSTGGYGRVLPGSTFDVPAGPLPRKYWNKKIYADPAYRASTGQSDNPSWINKRVFRYADVLLMAAECMNEMGSGAQSAPLVNAVRNRAGLANISFTTQLAMRNIIKQERRVEFGVEGERFFDLVRWGDALTVLGPLGYTNKCRFYPIPQPAIDKSGGLLVQNPEW